Proteins found in one Ptychodera flava strain L36383 chromosome 3, AS_Pfla_20210202, whole genome shotgun sequence genomic segment:
- the LOC139129744 gene encoding medium-chain acyl-CoA ligase ACSF2, mitochondrial-like codes for MAAQLLAATTKLTYSYCHTPCQRRFCGKTIGQVFDMTSDRYPEREAITYYPKNGDVKRINFRELRHQVDGFARGLIKLGLQKGERLGIVLGRRYEYIVAYLGAVRAGLVVVRHFPFLKAGQLGQQINKVGCSAVVIDNDAVVSILELVPEVEKASVPCCLQPLPSVRCFINIDSMEERGACLSLSGIIGSADVKGGTELQSLEKEIQPDDPAVIFFTSGSTGTWKAVVHSHHALVESFLSLSEIHAHLNEENTGCHLCVVNMYSVVPEALLAPMLTIGDRLVLTESVDVQTVLYTLQKERCTSTVLSPSHVFEISNLTEKRHFSSLKLVLIGGNIVPKPVFDKIKKVLTPNIQNTFGMTEALLVTSHVPTDPVDGRVQTVGRPFPHAEIKVVDDNFKIVPVNTEGEICIRGPNVFIHYHDDEEKTSAAKTPTGWFKTGDVGVMLDDGRIRHLGRKDDCIKKNAFKIYPIEIERHLVGHSKVQLCQAVAIPDEKFVNEVCLCVVLRPGVVCTEEEIMGILKEKLDKFQIPKHILFFDSLPTTQTGKIARKKVAEMAAEKLEI; via the coding sequence ATGGCAGCGCAACTTCTGGCAGCAACCACAAAACTGACGTACAGTTATTGTCACACACCATGTCAACGACGATTTTGTGGCAAGACCATTGGACAAGTATTCGATATGACCAGCGACAGATATCCAGAGAGAGAAGCAATAACTTACTACCCAAAGAATGGTGACGTCAAACGGATTAACTTCCGGGAACTGAGGCATCAAGTCGATGGCTTTGCCAGGGGGCTGATAAAACTTGGCCTACAGAAGGGTGAAAGGTTGGGAATAGTACTTGGCAGAAGATATGAGTACATCGTGGCTTACTTAGGAGCTGTAAGGGCAGGTCTTGTCGTTGTCCGGCATTTCCCTTTCTTGAAAGCCGGTCAACTTGGACAGCAAATAAACAAAGTTGGCTGCTCTGCGGTGGTCATTGACAACGATGCTGTAGTGTCTATCCTTGAATTGGTTCCAGAAGTTGAAAAAGCCAGTGTCCCCTGTTGTCTTCAGCCTCTTCCGAGTGTTCGTTGTTTCATTAACATCGATTCAATGGAAGAAAGGGGGGCTTGCCTTTCCCTAAGCGGAATTATTGGCTCTGCCGACGTGAAGGGAGGAACTGAActgcaaagtttggaaaaaGAAATCCAGCCAGACGACCCTGCTGTAATATTCTTTACCTCTGGCAGTACTGGAACATGGAAAGCTGTTGTTCACTCTCACCACGCCCTCGTCGAATCATTTCTTTCTTTATCCGAAATCCACGCACATTTAAATGAAGAGAACACAggctgccatctctgtgtaGTCAACATGTATTCAGTAGTACCTGAGGCCTTGCTTGCACCAATGTTAACGATTGGAGACAGACTAGTTTTGACCGAGTCAGTTGATGTACAGACAGTTCTTTATACGTTGCAGAAGGAACGTTGTACTTCTACAGTTCTCTCTCCGTCtcatgtatttgaaatttcCAATCTCACTGAGAAGCGCCACTTTTCTTCTTTGAAATTAGTACTCATCGGCGGAAATATTGTACCTAAGCCCGTTTTcgataaaataaagaaagtACTGActccaaatatacaaaatacattTGGCATGACAGAAGCATTACTTGTGACGTCTCACGTTCCTACCGACCCTGTCGATGGACGAGTCCAGACTGTCGGGCGGCCTTTTCCGCATGCCGAAATTAAAGTGGTTGATGACAACTTCAAAATTGTACCAGTCAACACCGAGGGAGAAATCTGCATCCGTGGTCCTAACGTATTCATACACTACCATGACGATGAAGAGAAGACATCAGCAGCAAAAACTCCAACGGGATGGTTTAAGACTGGAGATGTTGGAGTCATGCTGGACGATGGCAGAATCAGACATCTTGGAAGAAAAGATGACTGCATCAAGAAGAACGCCTTCAAAATCTATCCCATAGAAATAGAGAGGCATCTTGTTGGTCACTCTAAAGTACAACTGTGCCAAGCAGTCGCTATTCCAGACGAGAAATTTGTGAATGAGGTATGTCTGTGTGTAGTACTACGACCGGGCGTTGTGTGTACGGAAGAAGAAATAATGGGCATCTTAAAGGAAAAGCTAGACAAGTTTCAAATTCCAAAACATATTCTTTTCTTTGATAGCTTGCCTACTACGCAGACCGGAAAAATCGCTCGCAAGAAAGTAGCAGAGATGGCAGCCGAAAAACTGGAGATATGA